In a single window of the Maniola jurtina chromosome 4, ilManJurt1.1, whole genome shotgun sequence genome:
- the LOC123864747 gene encoding uncharacterized protein LOC123864747, whose amino-acid sequence MEDTIESCVSSFFNTSINDEELIEALDYCDLLDPAYDNELYNMCEAIDSIIPTKQKLQIGGALKRSNDSTVNNSAKRVKYNEGASTSSVQYSENNSTTPSAYSEGNKVKCDICNIFITKRYFSNHLKSNLHKNNHLKSHPSLSNVSVIDSAFGQRIITYMINSKNDDLSIFKTPESFLNSIKNDILFLVQESIKEHTVFKVYSSSKAF is encoded by the exons ATGGAAGATACAATTGAGAGCTGTGTTAGCTCATTTTTCAACACTTCAATTAATGATGAGGAACTCATTGAGGCTTTGGATTATTGTGATTTACTGGATCCAGCATATGATAatgaattgtataatatgtgtgaagcaattgattcaatcat ccCAACTAAACAGAAACTTCAAATTGGTGGAGCTTTAAAGCGGTCCAATGATTCCACAGTGAACAACTCTGCGAAAAGAGTGAAATATAATGAGGGAGCATCAACTTCATCTGTTCAATACTCAGAAAATAACTCCACTACACCATCTGCATATTCAGAAGGTAATaaagtgaagtgtgatatttgcaatatttttataaccaaaaggtatttttctaatcatttaaaaagtaatttacataaaaataatcatttaaagtcGCACCCATCATTATCGAATGTTTCTGTTATTGATTCAGCTTTTGGACAAAGAATAATAACGTAcatgataaatagtaaaaatgatgatttatcgatttttaagacccctgaatcatttttgaattcaataaaaaatgatattttattcctagttcaagagtcgatcaaagaacatacagtttttaaggt